A section of the Saccharopolyspora gregorii genome encodes:
- a CDS encoding GntT/GntP/DsdX family permease, with protein MSTELTPLLLAAGAIVVLILLITKMKLHPFLALMIAALGLGFANGIAPGETAEHFQTGFGDALSDTGPVIGLGTILGGILLGSGGADRIATAFIGARPVKWIPAAIATAALLIGMPHLFDVSFVMLVPLVYAVAKRTGSHLLFVGLPMAAGLYVSHGLLPPHPAPTLAVAAYDANTGLTIFYGLLIAIPVMVLCGPVLTPLLSRWFGPAPDLDKSPVPDPGPAEDELRRPVSLVLALITVLLPAGLMLIGTLGTAVAAPDGWAHVVFEACDTPVLSLLVAVVFAFFALGVRSGFGLAKLQKMAAKGLGPVGAIILILGAGGGLKEMLSATEVDQLITQYAVDWAVPPLLLAWLTAALLRVCLGSATVATAAATGIVAPLVAAYPGLSPELLVLATASGAVMLSHVNDSGFWLFKEYFQLSVAQTFRTWTLMLSVQSVLSLGGVLLLSALVT; from the coding sequence ATGAGCACCGAACTGACCCCGCTGCTGCTCGCGGCGGGCGCGATCGTGGTGCTGATCCTGCTCATCACCAAGATGAAGCTGCACCCGTTCCTCGCGCTGATGATCGCCGCGCTCGGCCTCGGCTTCGCGAACGGGATCGCACCCGGTGAGACCGCCGAGCACTTCCAGACCGGCTTCGGCGACGCGCTCAGCGACACCGGGCCCGTCATCGGCCTCGGCACCATCCTCGGCGGCATCCTGCTCGGCTCCGGCGGCGCCGACCGCATCGCCACCGCGTTCATCGGCGCCCGGCCCGTCAAGTGGATTCCCGCCGCCATCGCCACCGCGGCGCTGCTCATCGGCATGCCGCACCTGTTCGACGTCAGCTTCGTGATGCTGGTGCCGCTGGTGTACGCCGTCGCCAAGCGCACCGGCTCGCACCTGCTGTTCGTGGGCCTGCCGATGGCCGCCGGGCTCTACGTCTCGCACGGGCTGCTGCCCCCGCACCCGGCGCCGACGCTGGCGGTCGCCGCCTACGACGCGAACACCGGGCTCACCATCTTCTACGGGCTGCTCATCGCGATCCCGGTGATGGTGCTGTGCGGGCCGGTGCTCACCCCGCTGCTGTCCCGCTGGTTCGGGCCCGCGCCGGACCTGGACAAGTCCCCGGTGCCCGATCCCGGGCCCGCCGAGGACGAGCTCCGCCGGCCGGTGTCGCTGGTGCTCGCGCTGATCACCGTGCTGCTGCCTGCTGGGCTGATGCTCATCGGCACCCTCGGCACGGCCGTGGCCGCGCCGGACGGCTGGGCGCACGTCGTGTTCGAAGCCTGCGACACCCCGGTGCTGTCGCTGCTCGTCGCCGTCGTGTTCGCGTTCTTCGCGCTCGGCGTGCGATCCGGGTTCGGGCTGGCGAAGCTGCAGAAGATGGCGGCCAAGGGGCTCGGGCCGGTCGGCGCGATCATCCTCATCCTCGGGGCCGGCGGCGGGCTCAAGGAGATGCTCTCCGCCACCGAGGTCGACCAGCTGATCACCCAGTACGCCGTCGACTGGGCGGTGCCGCCGCTGCTGCTGGCGTGGCTCACCGCCGCGCTGCTGCGGGTCTGCCTCGGCTCCGCGACCGTCGCGACCGCGGCGGCCACCGGGATCGTCGCGCCGCTGGTCGCCGCCTACCCGGGGCTGTCGCCGGAGCTGCTGGTGCTCGCCACCGCGTCCGGCGCGGTGATGCTCTCGCACGTCAACGACTCCGGGTTCTGGTTGTTCAAGGAGTACTTCCAGCTCAGCGTCGCCCAGACCTTCCGGACCTGGACGCTGATGCTGTCCGTGCAGTCGGTGCTGAGCCTCGGCGGCGTCCTGCTGCTGAGCGCGCTGGTCACCTGA
- a CDS encoding homoserine dehydrogenase, which translates to MNEQPRPPGTGERPVGYALSGAAGGFARTLLAQTRLIPALEPAVLCDVDVPRLRALCLELGYPEARLRTCADAAETAAATADGNIALVADHELIGAGAWDVLVEATGSPAHGYAMARTALELGRHVAMVSKEVDSVAGLHLARIAAANDVAYLPAEGDQPGNLLKLLDRARLLGMDVVAIGKSTEYDLVHDPERGTVTQLDRTVDAPELGELLTLGDDVRATLAARAEAVAALPTGATADYCEMAVVANGTGFRPDVERLHYPVARIAELADVYALREDGGVLREPGAVDVFSALRLPGEASFAGGEFVVLRTNDAETWRILAEKGHVVSRDGRYAVLYLPFHLMGVETPATLLDLVARGRDALTREPRRHAVLAGRAKQDLAAGTVLDMGGHHHDVTGVQAVLLRGDEAPADVAPLYLAAHATLRRDVAAGELIALSDLANPDPALVEAWQQGEETR; encoded by the coding sequence ATGAACGAGCAGCCACGCCCACCGGGCACCGGCGAACGGCCCGTCGGGTACGCGCTTTCCGGCGCGGCGGGCGGCTTCGCCCGCACCCTGCTGGCGCAGACCAGGCTGATCCCCGCGCTCGAACCCGCCGTGCTCTGCGACGTCGACGTCCCCAGGCTGCGCGCGCTGTGCCTCGAACTCGGGTATCCCGAAGCGCGCCTGCGCACCTGCGCCGACGCCGCGGAGACCGCCGCCGCCACCGCGGACGGGAACATCGCGCTCGTCGCCGACCACGAACTCATCGGCGCGGGCGCCTGGGACGTGCTCGTCGAAGCCACCGGCAGCCCCGCCCACGGCTACGCGATGGCGCGCACCGCGCTCGAACTCGGCAGGCACGTCGCCATGGTCAGCAAGGAGGTCGACTCCGTCGCCGGGCTGCACCTGGCCCGGATCGCCGCGGCCAACGACGTCGCCTACCTGCCCGCCGAGGGCGACCAGCCCGGCAACCTGCTCAAGCTGCTGGACCGGGCGCGGCTGCTCGGCATGGACGTCGTCGCCATCGGCAAGTCCACCGAGTACGACCTCGTCCACGACCCCGAACGCGGGACCGTCACCCAGCTCGACCGCACCGTCGACGCGCCCGAGCTCGGCGAGCTGCTCACCCTCGGCGACGACGTGCGCGCCACCCTCGCCGCCCGCGCCGAGGCCGTCGCCGCGCTGCCCACCGGCGCCACCGCCGACTACTGCGAGATGGCGGTCGTCGCCAACGGCACCGGCTTCCGGCCCGACGTGGAACGGCTGCACTACCCGGTCGCGCGGATCGCCGAACTCGCCGACGTCTACGCGCTGCGCGAGGACGGCGGGGTGCTGCGCGAACCCGGCGCCGTGGACGTGTTCAGCGCGCTGCGGCTGCCCGGGGAAGCCTCCTTCGCCGGCGGCGAGTTCGTCGTGCTGCGCACCAACGACGCCGAGACCTGGCGGATCCTCGCCGAGAAGGGCCACGTCGTCAGCCGCGACGGCCGCTACGCCGTCCTCTACCTGCCCTTCCACCTGATGGGCGTGGAAACCCCGGCGACGCTGCTCGACCTCGTCGCCCGCGGTCGCGACGCGCTCACCCGCGAACCCCGCAGGCACGCCGTGCTCGCCGGGCGCGCGAAGCAGGACCTCGCCGCGGGCACCGTCCTCGACATGGGCGGGCACCACCACGACGTCACCGGCGTGCAGGCCGTGCTGCTGCGCGGCGACGAGGCCCCCGCCGACGTCGCGCCGCTGTACCTCGCCGCGCATGCGACGCTGCGCCGCGACGTCGCCGCGGGCGAGCTGATCGCCCTGTCCGACCTGGCGAACCCGGACCCCGCCCTCGTCGAGGCCTGGCAGCAGGGCGAGGAGACCAGATGA
- the otnK gene encoding 3-oxo-tetronate kinase: MPLLGAIADDFTGATDLATMLVSRGFRTAVVIGTAAPAEPLDELDAVVVALKSRTAPVEEAVRDSLAAVRSLRAAGCERIYLKYCSTFDSTPEGNIGPVVDAVLDELDVPGAVVVPSFPATGRTVHRGHLFVGDQPLAESPMRDHPLTPMRDSNLLRLLAPQTRRPVRLVGHDVVRAGAESVRASLAEHGDALVVVDAAADEDLAVIAAATADAPVLTGGAGLALGLTGPHPGRARAGSAGAGPAVVLAGSASAATRSQVTHAKTLLPHRKLDLAALRADFDGAVAELVEFVRARWAADPALPPLLYAVGVGDEVEPARDDDAEPAGALLERALARCAADLVAHGARRLLVAGGETSGAVVLALGATTLHVGAQIAPGVPWCRTESDVDGESRPVDVALKSGNFGGVDIFTTAWDVLS; this comes from the coding sequence ATGCCGCTGCTCGGCGCGATCGCCGACGACTTCACCGGGGCGACCGACCTCGCGACGATGCTCGTCTCCCGCGGCTTCCGCACCGCCGTGGTGATCGGCACCGCGGCGCCTGCCGAACCGCTCGACGAACTGGACGCGGTGGTGGTGGCGCTGAAGTCCCGCACCGCGCCGGTCGAGGAGGCCGTGCGGGACTCGCTCGCCGCGGTGCGCTCGCTGCGCGCCGCCGGCTGCGAGCGGATCTACCTCAAGTACTGCTCCACGTTCGATTCCACGCCCGAGGGCAACATCGGGCCGGTGGTGGACGCGGTGCTCGACGAGCTCGACGTGCCGGGAGCGGTGGTGGTGCCGTCGTTCCCCGCGACCGGCCGCACCGTGCACCGCGGGCACCTGTTCGTCGGCGACCAGCCGCTGGCGGAGAGCCCGATGCGCGACCACCCGCTGACCCCGATGCGGGACTCGAACCTGCTGCGGCTGCTGGCCCCGCAGACCCGCCGGCCGGTGCGGCTGGTCGGGCACGACGTGGTGCGCGCCGGGGCCGAGTCGGTGCGCGCGAGCCTGGCCGAGCACGGCGACGCGCTGGTGGTGGTCGATGCCGCCGCGGACGAGGACCTCGCGGTGATCGCGGCGGCCACCGCGGACGCGCCGGTGCTCACCGGTGGCGCGGGGCTCGCGCTCGGCCTCACCGGTCCGCACCCGGGACGGGCCCGCGCGGGATCGGCCGGCGCCGGCCCGGCGGTGGTGCTGGCGGGCAGCGCATCGGCCGCGACCCGCTCGCAGGTGACGCACGCGAAAACCCTGCTGCCGCACCGGAAGCTGGACCTCGCCGCGCTGCGCGCGGACTTCGACGGTGCCGTTGCCGAGCTCGTCGAGTTCGTCCGCGCGCGCTGGGCGGCGGACCCGGCGCTGCCGCCGCTGCTCTACGCGGTCGGCGTCGGCGACGAGGTCGAACCGGCGCGGGACGACGACGCCGAGCCCGCCGGGGCGCTGCTGGAGCGGGCGTTGGCGCGCTGCGCCGCCGACCTGGTCGCGCACGGCGCGCGGCGGCTGCTCGTCGCGGGCGGCGAGACCTCCGGCGCGGTGGTCCTCGCGCTCGGCGCCACCACCCTGCACGTCGGCGCGCAGATCGCGCCCGGCGTGCCCTGGTGCCGCACTGAGTCCGATGTGGACGGAGAGTCCAGGCCGGTGGACGTGGCGCTGAAATCGGGGAACTTCGGAGGGGTCGACATCTTCACCACCGCATGGGACGTGCTGTCATGA
- a CDS encoding class II aldolase/adducin family protein, with translation MSDARAELAAAGAKLAALGLSPGSSGNLSVREGDRMLITPTGADLGDLDPAALAELSLDGEHLGGPRPSKEFPLHGAFYRRDPATTAVVHLHSRHASAVSCLQPWSERSAIPPLTPYFVMRVGQAPLVPYAAPGDPAQAGALAALDFEFRAALLQNHGPITAGTSLAAAVDAAVEIEEVAALLLGLGQHRPRLLEPAEIHELTAKYGTPWDA, from the coding sequence ATGAGCGACGCCCGAGCAGAACTGGCCGCCGCGGGCGCGAAGCTCGCCGCGCTCGGCCTGAGCCCCGGCTCCTCCGGCAACCTCAGCGTCCGCGAGGGCGACCGGATGCTGATCACGCCGACGGGCGCGGACCTCGGCGACCTCGACCCGGCGGCGCTCGCCGAGCTGTCCCTCGACGGCGAGCACCTCGGCGGGCCGCGGCCGTCGAAGGAGTTCCCGCTGCACGGCGCCTTCTACCGCCGCGACCCGGCCACCACCGCGGTGGTGCACTTGCACTCCCGGCACGCTTCCGCGGTGTCCTGCCTGCAGCCGTGGTCCGAGCGCAGCGCGATCCCGCCGCTAACCCCGTACTTCGTGATGCGCGTCGGCCAGGCCCCGCTCGTCCCGTACGCCGCACCGGGCGATCCGGCGCAGGCCGGTGCGCTCGCGGCGCTGGACTTCGAGTTCCGCGCCGCGCTGCTGCAGAACCACGGCCCGATCACCGCGGGCACCTCGCTGGCGGCGGCGGTGGACGCGGCGGTGGAGATCGAGGAGGTCGCAGCCCTGCTGCTCGGCCTCGGCCAGCACCGCCCGCGCCTGCTCGAACCCGCCGAGATCCACGAGCTCACCGCGAAGTACGGCACTCCGTGGGATGCCTGA
- a CDS encoding TIGR03619 family F420-dependent LLM class oxidoreductase has translation MDLQLVLPAESPELPFTELGDLAVAAERLGYGAVWLPDHLLPPSRYAPGSYGGIYDPLVALAAIAVRTRTIRLGTSVLVLPMRSPFVVAKQAATLERISGGRFTLGVGIGWDRAEFAAVGAGFADRGARADEAIDLIRHLLGGSGPFHGTHFHYDTGVFEPKPGTPVPIVVGGSGERALRRAARSGDGWQPIAPEPATFAARVDRLRANAVRPVRVSVRTSWLGGGAELAAVVADVHAYAAAGADSVAVWLGSDDGVRERMARFIAAAG, from the coding sequence GTGGACCTGCAACTGGTGCTGCCCGCGGAATCGCCGGAGCTGCCGTTCACGGAGCTGGGCGATCTCGCGGTGGCGGCTGAGCGGCTCGGATACGGGGCGGTGTGGTTGCCGGACCACCTGCTGCCGCCGTCGCGCTACGCACCCGGCAGCTACGGCGGGATCTACGATCCGCTGGTCGCCCTGGCCGCCATCGCGGTGCGCACCCGGACGATCCGGCTGGGCACCTCGGTGCTGGTGCTGCCGATGCGCAGCCCGTTCGTCGTCGCCAAGCAGGCGGCCACGCTGGAGCGGATCTCCGGCGGCCGCTTCACCCTCGGCGTCGGCATCGGCTGGGACCGGGCGGAATTCGCCGCGGTGGGGGCCGGCTTCGCCGACCGCGGGGCGCGCGCCGACGAGGCCATCGACCTGATCCGGCACCTGCTCGGCGGTTCCGGCCCGTTCCACGGCACCCACTTCCACTACGACACCGGGGTCTTCGAACCGAAGCCCGGCACCCCGGTGCCGATCGTGGTGGGTGGTTCGGGGGAGCGGGCGCTGCGCCGCGCGGCCCGCTCGGGCGACGGGTGGCAGCCCATCGCTCCGGAACCCGCCACGTTCGCCGCGCGTGTCGATCGGTTGCGGGCGAACGCGGTGCGGCCGGTCCGGGTCTCGGTGCGGACGTCGTGGCTCGGCGGTGGCGCGGAGCTGGCGGCCGTCGTGGCCGACGTGCACGCCTACGCCGCGGCCGGGGCCGATTCGGTCGCGGTGTGGCTGGGATCCGACGACGGGGTGCGCGAGCGGATGGCGCGGTTCATCGCCGCCGCCGGCTGA
- a CDS encoding MFS transporter, protein MPIPVFALMLGVFCVGTAEVAISGLLPNVAADLAVSVPSAGLLVTGYALGVTVIGPAVTLLTTKVPRKALVLVLMAVFTAGNAAAVVAPDYGVLMAARVFTAMSHGTFVAVAFSLAAAISAPDKQGSAMAKIALGFNLANALGSPLGTFVGQRFGWRFTFVAIALVAGLTIVLIALFMRPPAQQRAATGRERLRQEVAALRSPVLAVAVVVTVLAQGAVFTTSTYLVPILQEVSGFAPASISVLLVVFGVGSVVGNFAGGKLADGDVGRAVLAVLAVLTAVCLVFWLCGPVPALAVAALFLFGASGFSIIPSLQAHIQRIAIAAPTLALSVNVSAFNLGNGFGAWLGGQVLDLGWGTGAVPLTSAAVCGLALLLAVASHWWRNRSSGGDRVAVESAV, encoded by the coding sequence ATGCCCATTCCCGTGTTCGCACTCATGCTCGGCGTGTTCTGCGTCGGCACCGCCGAAGTCGCGATCTCCGGACTGCTGCCGAACGTGGCGGCGGACCTGGCGGTCAGCGTGCCCTCGGCGGGTCTGCTGGTCACCGGATACGCCCTCGGCGTGACGGTGATCGGGCCCGCGGTCACGCTGCTGACCACGAAGGTGCCGCGCAAGGCGCTGGTGCTCGTGCTGATGGCCGTGTTCACCGCGGGCAACGCCGCCGCGGTGGTGGCGCCGGACTACGGCGTGCTGATGGCGGCGCGGGTGTTCACCGCGATGAGCCACGGAACCTTCGTGGCGGTCGCGTTCTCGCTGGCCGCCGCGATCTCCGCGCCGGACAAGCAGGGTTCGGCGATGGCGAAGATCGCGCTCGGGTTCAACCTGGCGAACGCGCTCGGCTCCCCGCTGGGCACGTTCGTCGGGCAGCGGTTCGGCTGGCGGTTCACCTTCGTCGCCATCGCGCTGGTGGCGGGGCTGACCATCGTGCTGATCGCGCTGTTCATGCGGCCGCCCGCGCAGCAGCGGGCGGCCACCGGGCGCGAACGGCTGCGCCAGGAGGTCGCGGCACTGCGCAGTCCGGTGCTGGCGGTGGCGGTGGTGGTCACGGTGCTCGCCCAGGGCGCGGTGTTCACCACTTCCACCTACCTGGTGCCGATCTTGCAGGAGGTCAGCGGGTTCGCGCCCGCGTCGATCTCGGTGCTGCTGGTGGTGTTCGGCGTCGGCTCGGTGGTCGGGAACTTCGCCGGTGGCAAGCTCGCCGACGGGGACGTGGGCCGGGCGGTGCTCGCCGTGCTGGCCGTGCTCACCGCGGTGTGCCTGGTGTTCTGGCTCTGCGGTCCGGTCCCGGCGCTGGCGGTGGCGGCGCTGTTCCTGTTCGGTGCTTCGGGCTTCTCCATCATCCCGAGCCTGCAGGCGCACATCCAGCGCATCGCGATCGCCGCGCCGACCCTCGCGTTGTCGGTGAACGTGTCCGCGTTCAACCTGGGCAACGGGTTCGGCGCCTGGCTCGGCGGGCAGGTGCTCGACCTCGGCTGGGGGACCGGGGCGGTGCCGCTGACCTCCGCCGCGGTGTGCGGGCTCGCGCTGCTGCTGGCCGTCGCCTCGCACTGGTGGCGGAACCGGTCGAGCGGCGGTGACCGGGTCGCGGTGGAATCAGCGGTGTGA
- a CDS encoding alpha/beta fold hydrolase, giving the protein MSTVSIPGAVVHYTTHGAGPGLVLVHGTGADSVANFGHLVDRFTDRHTVITPDYAGSGGTEDDGGAITLDALIEQVAAVIRDNGGEPVDLGGFSLGAVVAAGVAAKHPELVHRLVLIAGWQDSTDPRHQLTFKLWRDLADLDESSYARLITLLLFTPGFVSRMGVEALAEFVAGTKCSDGTNRQIDLGLGIDISDLTPKIQAPTLVVGCTHDQLVPVGHSRELHESIEGSTYAEIDSGHLVVMERPDELVDLVRGFLHPEN; this is encoded by the coding sequence GTGAGCACAGTTTCGATCCCCGGCGCGGTGGTGCACTACACGACGCACGGCGCGGGGCCAGGACTCGTCCTGGTGCACGGGACCGGAGCCGATTCGGTCGCCAACTTCGGCCACCTGGTGGACCGGTTCACCGACCGGCACACCGTGATCACCCCGGACTACGCGGGCAGCGGTGGCACCGAGGACGACGGTGGTGCGATCACCCTCGACGCGCTGATCGAGCAGGTCGCCGCCGTCATCCGGGACAACGGTGGCGAGCCGGTGGACCTCGGCGGGTTCTCGCTCGGCGCCGTCGTCGCGGCCGGGGTGGCCGCCAAGCACCCCGAACTGGTGCACCGGCTGGTGCTCATCGCCGGCTGGCAGGACTCGACCGATCCGCGCCACCAGCTCACCTTCAAGCTGTGGCGCGACCTCGCTGACCTCGACGAGTCCTCCTACGCGCGACTGATCACGCTGCTGCTGTTCACCCCCGGCTTCGTCAGCCGGATGGGCGTGGAGGCGCTGGCCGAGTTCGTGGCGGGCACCAAGTGCTCGGACGGCACCAACCGGCAGATCGACCTGGGGCTCGGCATCGACATCAGCGACCTCACCCCGAAGATCCAGGCGCCCACGCTGGTCGTCGGCTGCACCCACGACCAGCTGGTGCCCGTCGGGCACTCCCGGGAACTGCACGAGTCCATCGAGGGCAGCACCTACGCCGAGATCGACAGCGGGCACCTGGTCGTCATGGAACGGCCGGACGAGCTGGTGGACCTGGTCCGCGGATTCCTGCACCCCGAGAACTGA